CCATGCGCGCGGCACTCGAGCGCAGTCACGAACGTTCGAGCGAGCGACGCGTCACGTCGACTGCTCATCCACCGCCCAAACGCGAGCCGAAGCAGGCAACGCCGCGGCTCATGCTCCTCGGGCGCGACCCTGCGCTGTTTGAACACAGCGGCGGGTTCGTGAGCGTCAGTAGACGCCATGCCGAGATCCTCGCGGCACTTGCTGAGGCGCCGAACGGGCTGTCTGCCGCGGCGCTCGCGGATCAGGTCTACGGCGAGCCTGGTGCGGAGCACAGCCTCAGACCCGAGGTCGTTCGTCTTCGCAAATGGTTGATTCAACACAGAGTCGGTTTCGAACTGCTGTCTCGCCCATACCGGCTGAGTGGCCCGCTCAGGCTCGACGCGCTTGAAACACTTGAAGCGCTCGAGCGGGGCGCGCACAGGCTCGCGCTCGCAGCGTACGAGGGGCCCGTGTTGCCATCCTCAGATGCGCCCGTCATCGAGCGGCTGCGACACGAGGTGGACTCGACGCTGCGCGAGTCAATGTTGCAAACAGCGGCCGCTCCGCTGCTCTTCGAGTACGCCCAGAACTGGGCGGTCGATGACGCGCAGGTGTGGGAGGCGCTGCTGCACGCGCTCCCCCCGCTCTCGCCGAAACGCACGCGCGTAGTTGCGAGGCTCGAGACCATCGAAGCCGGGCGATGACGGCGGTGCCGCGGACCCGGCGCAACCTAAATGCAACCTTCGCAGACCTACTCTGACACCACGAAGCGCGGGTACTCCCGGCTTCGGCACTTCGACAACGACGTCAGAGAGAGGTAGCACCATGACTGTCTACGCATTCCCAGGACAGCCCGATTCGCTCGTGACCTTCAAAGGCCGCTACGAGCACTACATCGGGGGCGAGTGGGTCCCGCCTGTGAAAGGCCAATACTTCGAGAACATCACCCCGGTGACCGGGCAGGCGTTCTGCGAGGTCGCCCGTGGCACCGCTGAAGACGTTGAGGTGGCCCTCGACGCGGCACACGCGGCAGCTCCCGCGTGGGGAAAGACGAGCCCGGCCGAGCGTGCCGTGATCTTGAACAAGATCGCCGACCGCATGGAGGCGAACCTCGAGATGATCGCCGTCGCCGAGACGTGGGACAACGGAAAGGCTGTGCGCGAGACGCTGAACGCCGACATCCCACTCGCGATCGACCACTTCCGCTACTTCGCCGGCGCGATCCGCGCGCAAGAGGGCGGCCTCTCCCAGATCGACGACGACACTGTCGCCTACCACTTCCACGAGCCACTCGGGGTTGTCGGCCAGATCATCCCGTGGAACTTCCCCATCCTCATGGCGGTGTGGAAACTTGCCCCTGCGCTCGCCGCAGGCAACGCGGTCGTCTTGAAGCCTGCCGAGCAGACCCCGGCGTCGATTCTCGTGCTGTTTGAACTCATCGGTGACCTGCTGCCGGCCGGCGTGGTGAACATCGTTAACGGCTTCGGCGCGGAGGCAGGGAAGCCCCTCGCGTCGAACAAACGTATCCGCAAGATCGCGTTTACAGGCGAGACGACCACTGGTCGGCTCATCATGCAGTACGCCTCAGAGAACATCATCCCGGTGACGCTCGAGCTCGGCGGTAAGAGCCCCAACATCTTCTTCGATGACGTTGCGGCGAAAGACGACGCGTACTTCGACAAGGCAAAAGAGGGGTTCACGATGTTCACCCTCAACCAGGGCGAGGTGTGCACGTGCCCGTCACGCGCCCTCATTCAGGAATCGTTCGCCGACGACTTCCTCGACGCAGTTGTCGCGCGTACCGAGCTCATCAAGCGCGGCAACCCGCTCGACACCGACACGATGATGGGTGCGCAGGCATCGAACGACCAGTTCGAGAAGATTAAGTCGTACCTCGACATCGGCCGCCAAGAGGGTGCGAAGGTGCTGACGGGTGGGGGAGTCGACGACCTCGGCGGGGATCTCTCCGGCGGCTTCTACATTCAGCCGACAATCTTCCGCGGCGACAACTCGATGCGCATCTTCCAGGAAGAGATCTTCGGCCCTGTGGTCTCGGCGACAACATTCACCGACTTCGACGACGCGATTCGCATCGCGAACGACACACTGTACGGCCTGGGGGCCGGTGTCTGGAGCCGCGATGGTAACACCGCGTACCGTGCGGGCCGGGCGATTGAGGCGGGTCGTGTCTGGGTGAATAACTATCACGCGTACCCGGCGCATGCGGCGTTCGGTGGCTACAAGTCGAGCGGCATCGGGCGCGAGAACCACCTCATGATGCTCGACCACTACCAGCAGACCAAGAACCTGCTCGTGAGCTACAGCCAGAACGCGCAGGGCTTCTTCTAGGCCCTCCCTAGGTCAGCTCGTTCGACCTCCCGAACACACACCCCAGATTCACAACGGGTTGCAGCGTGGCAGCCCACGAAAGGAATACGACAATGACAACAACCACTATGCGTGCCGCCTCCGTGCCGGCATTCGGCAAGCCGCTCGACGTCGGCGACCAGAGCGTCCCGACGCCCGGTCCCGGGCAGGCGCTCGTTCGGGTGCTCACTACTGGCGTCTGCCACACAGATCTGCACGCCGTCGAGGGCGACTGGCCTGTGAAGCCGAGCCCACCGTTCATTCCGGGCCACGAGGGCGTCGGACTTGTCGAGGCCGTCGGCGAGGGCGTCACAAACGTCGCAGTCGGAGATCTCGTCGGTAATGCGTGGCTGTGGTCCGCATGCGGGCACTGCGAGTTCTGCCGCACAGGCTGGGAGACGCTCTGCGAGCAGCAGCAGAACGGTGGCTACTCGGTCGACGGCTCTTTCGCTGAGTACATGCTCGTCGACGCGACCTACGCCGCCGTTGTGCCCGCGGGGTCAGACCCTGTCGAGGTTGCGCCCGTGCTCTGCGCAGGGGTCACTGTGTACAAGGGCCTGAAGGTGACTGGCGTGCTTCCCGGGCAGTGGGTAGTGATCTCGGGAATCGGTGGCCTTGGCCACATCGCAGTGCAGTACGCGGTTGCGATGGGGATGCGCGTCGCCGCCGTCGATATTGCCGACGACAAGCTTGCGCTTGCGAAGAAGCACGGCGCTGAGGTGACTGTGAACGCGTTGAGTGAGGATCCGGTCGAAGCCATCCAGCGCGAGACAGGTGGAGCGCACGGTGTGCTCGTGACAGCCGTGCACCCGTCGGCGTTCGGGCAGGCGATCGGTATGACGAGGCGCGGCGGCACGATCGTCTTCAACGGCCTGCCTCCCGGGGACTTCCCCGCGCCGATCTTTGACATCGTGCTCAAGGGCCTGACGATCAGGGGGTCAATCGTCGGCACCAGGCAAGACATGATCGAGGCACTTGACTTCTACGCGAGGGGCCTTATCCACCCGACAGTCTCCGAGCGCCCGCTCGACGACGTCAACGATGTGCTCGACGAGATGCGTGCAGGCAAGATTGACGGCCGCGTCGTTCTCAGGCTCGCGAGCGCCTAACTCATAGGCCTCGGGAGGCGGCTCACCGCCTCCCGAGGCCAACTCAGTTTTCAGGATGGAGACGATGATGACACCGGAGTCAACGCCCGATCCGGCCGAAGTGCTTGGGGACGAAACCCGTGGGGCCGTCGACGCGTGTGAGGTGGGCGGCGCTGTCGCGCCTGGGCCAGAAGACACAGCTTCGATTCCCGGCGTCGTCGATGCGCGCCCGGAGATCGCGGGTGAGCATGCGAGCAGGCTCGCTTTCACACCAGCCGCGATCGAGCTCATCGAGCGGCTCTGGGCGATGCACGGCCCCCTCATGTTCCACCAGTCCGGCGGGTGCTGTGATGGCAGTGCCCCCATGTGTTACCAGGAAGGCGAGTTCAAGACGGGCGGGCAGGATCTGAAACTCGGCACGCTCGAGCTGCCGCCAAGCGCCGGTGAGAACGCGCCGCGCGAGATCGGGTTCTGGATGTCTCGTGAGCAGTTCGCAGTGTGGGCGCACACGCATCTGACGATCGATGCAGTGCCAGGGCGAGGGTCGGGATTCTCGCTCGAGGCCCCGGAAGGCAAGCGGTTCCTCATCCGCTCGCGACTCATCTCGTAGTCGCCCTCCGCCACCTCGAGCTCGCAACGGCGTCCTTTCGGGGCGTGCGTGGCCTTGCTACGCTGGAGGGGATCCCGACAACTGTTGAACGAGGTGCGCTATGGGAGCGATCATGGACTGGCTGAATGGCCTGCTCGACGGGTCGCTCATCGCGGGCGGCATCTTTCTCATCATTGGCGTCGTCGGCGGCATCCTCCTGCTGCTTTCGCTCGTGCTCGACGGAATCTTCGATGCATTCGATTTCGGCGATGGCCCGCTGAGCCTCACGACAATCGCAGCGTTTACCGCGATCTTCGGCTTTACGGCTTTTGCGCTT
Above is a window of Leucobacter aridicollis DNA encoding:
- the adh gene encoding aldehyde dehydrogenase; translation: MTVYAFPGQPDSLVTFKGRYEHYIGGEWVPPVKGQYFENITPVTGQAFCEVARGTAEDVEVALDAAHAAAPAWGKTSPAERAVILNKIADRMEANLEMIAVAETWDNGKAVRETLNADIPLAIDHFRYFAGAIRAQEGGLSQIDDDTVAYHFHEPLGVVGQIIPWNFPILMAVWKLAPALAAGNAVVLKPAEQTPASILVLFELIGDLLPAGVVNIVNGFGAEAGKPLASNKRIRKIAFTGETTTGRLIMQYASENIIPVTLELGGKSPNIFFDDVAAKDDAYFDKAKEGFTMFTLNQGEVCTCPSRALIQESFADDFLDAVVARTELIKRGNPLDTDTMMGAQASNDQFEKIKSYLDIGRQEGAKVLTGGGVDDLGGDLSGGFYIQPTIFRGDNSMRIFQEEIFGPVVSATTFTDFDDAIRIANDTLYGLGAGVWSRDGNTAYRAGRAIEAGRVWVNNYHAYPAHAAFGGYKSSGIGRENHLMMLDHYQQTKNLLVSYSQNAQGFF
- the adhP gene encoding alcohol dehydrogenase AdhP, whose protein sequence is MRAASVPAFGKPLDVGDQSVPTPGPGQALVRVLTTGVCHTDLHAVEGDWPVKPSPPFIPGHEGVGLVEAVGEGVTNVAVGDLVGNAWLWSACGHCEFCRTGWETLCEQQQNGGYSVDGSFAEYMLVDATYAAVVPAGSDPVEVAPVLCAGVTVYKGLKVTGVLPGQWVVISGIGGLGHIAVQYAVAMGMRVAAVDIADDKLALAKKHGAEVTVNALSEDPVEAIQRETGGAHGVLVTAVHPSAFGQAIGMTRRGGTIVFNGLPPGDFPAPIFDIVLKGLTIRGSIVGTRQDMIEALDFYARGLIHPTVSERPLDDVNDVLDEMRAGKIDGRVVLRLASA
- a CDS encoding DUF779 domain-containing protein produces the protein MPGVVDARPEIAGEHASRLAFTPAAIELIERLWAMHGPLMFHQSGGCCDGSAPMCYQEGEFKTGGQDLKLGTLELPPSAGENAPREIGFWMSREQFAVWAHTHLTIDAVPGRGSGFSLEAPEGKRFLIRSRLIS